The genome window AATCGTCGGGTACGTCGGGGACCAGCCTGCCGAGGGCGTGATCATCGAAGGCCTGCGCCGCATGGACTACCGCGGATACGACTCCGCGGGCATCGCCGTGCTCGTCCCCGGCGAGAGCTCGCTCGAGCTCCGCAAGAAGGCCGGCAAGCTCGCCAACCTCGACAAGATCCTCGCCGAGGAGCCGCTCCCGGCGGCCACGACCGGCATCGGTCACACCCGCTGGGCCACCCACGGTGGCCCCACCGACGCCAACGCCCACCCGCACCTGGGCGAGGAGCGCCGCGTCGCGGTCGTGCACAACGGCATCATCGAGAACTTCGCCGAGCTTCGCGCGGAGCTCGAATCAGCAGGTCACCACTTGCACTCGGAGACCGACACCGAGATCGCGGCACACCTGCTCGAGCTCGAAGTCGCCGGCGGCGTGGACCTGACCGCGGCGATGGAGCGGGTATGCAGTCGACTCGAGGGCGCCTTCACCTTCGTCGCCGTGGATGCCGCTGACCCCGAGCGGATCGTCGGCGCCCGCCGCAACTCGCCCTTGGTGGTGGGCCTGGGTGAGGGTGAGAACTTCCTCGGCTCCGATGTCGCCGCTTTCATCGAGCACACCCGCGAGGCGCTCGAGATCGACCAGGACAAGGTCGTCACCATCACGCGCTCCGGCGTCTCGGTCACCAACTTCGACGGTACGCCGTCCGAGGGCCGTCGCTACCACGTCGACTGGGATCTCTCGGCGGCCCAGAAGGACGGCTTCGACTGGTTCATGCGCAAGGAGATCTTCGAGCAGCCGCGTGCGGTCGCCGATGCCCTCCTCGGACGCCGCGGCCTGGACGGCAAGCTGGCGCTCGACGAGATGCGGCTCTCGGACGACGAGCTCCGCGAGATCGACAAGATCATCATCATCGCGGCCGGCACCTCGTTCTACGCCGGCATGGTGGCGAAGTACGCCATCGAGCACTGGTGCCGGATCCCGGTCGAGGTCGAGCTCTCCTCGGAGTTCCGCTACCGCGATCCGATCGTCGACAACGGCACCCTCGTCGTCGCGATCTCGCAGTCGGGTGAGACCGCCGACACCCTCCAGGCCATCCGGCACGCACGCATCCAGCGCTCCAAGGTGCTGGCGATCTGCAACACCAACGGCTCCACGATCCCGCGCGAGTCCGACGCGGTGATCTACACGCACGCCGGGCCGGAGATCGGTGTGGCCTCGACGAAGGGCTACGTCACCCAGCTCGTCGCCTGCTACCTGCTCGCGCTCTACCTCGCCCAGGTCAAGGGGACCCGCTTCGGAGACGAGATCACCCAGGTGGTCGCCCAGCTCGAGGGCATGCCCGCCGCGATCGAGCAGGTCCTCGGCCAGGCCGACGACATCTACGCCTTGGCACGCGAGTACACCGAGGCGCCGACGTTCCTCTTCCTCGGTCGTCACGCGGGCTATCCCGTGGCGCTCGAGGGTGCACTGAAGCTCAAGGAGCTCGCCTACCGGCACGCTGAGGGCTTCGCCGCCGGGGAGCTCAAACACGGCCCGATCGCGCTCGTGGAGGACGGCCTGCCGGTGCTGTGCATCGTCCCGCCGCAGGGCCGCGACCAGCTGCACGACAAGATGCTCAGTGGCATCCAGGAGGTCCGTGCCCGCGGAGCCCGGACGATCGTGCTCGCCGAGGCCGGCGACGAGCGGGTCACGCCGTTCGCCGACGTACTCTTCCGGCTGCCCAAGGTGCCGGTGCTCCTGCAGCCGCTCGTCGCTGTCGTGCCGCTCCAGCTCTTCGCCTGCGAGCTGGCCACCGCGATGGGCCACGACGTGGACCAGCCGCGCAACCTCGCGAAGTCCGTCACGGTCGAATAGGGCCGCCGGACAGAACAACGCCCCCGGGGTTCTCCCGGGGGCGTTGTGGTGACCGCACCAGTCGATTGCATGGGGACGAGTTGTACTCGCTCAGTCGACGGTGATGCTGGGGGCCGGCGCTTCCTTGTGCCGGCCCCCAGGCTGGGACAGGGGGGTCAGAAGCCGAATCCGTACTTGTGGCCGTACCCGCTGAAGGCCGGGAAGTAGGGGTAGCTGGAGAACCACTTGGGCTTCTTGTGGTGCTTGTGTCCGGGCGGCGGAACCGGCGGACCGTAGTGGTGGCTCGCTGCCGGGCTGGGTTTGGACTCGTGCGCCGAGGCGGCGGTGCCTGTGCCGGTGACGAAGAGTGCGGAGATCGCCAGGGCGATCGCCGGAATGAGGGTGAGACGTTTCATCACGTTTCCTCCGAGATAGGTGACGTGCGTGGGCGTCTGATGCGGTCCCTCGACCATGCCAAAAACTGCTGGTCTAGACAAGCCGGGCGTGGGTCGGACGGCGATCTATTTACCAAGACGTCATCTAGGGAGATGGTCATGAAACAAGCGGATCAAAGAATCCGAATGTCTGAATCGATCGTTTCTTGAAGGGTGTGGGGTTCTCATGACCATCGTCCGTGCGGCCATCTCCCAGACGACGTGGACGGGGGACAAGGAGTCGATGCTCGACAAGCACGAGCAGTTCGCCCGCGACGCCGCCGCCGACGGAGCCCAGGTGATGTGCTTCCAGGAGCTCTTCTACGGCCCGTACTTCGGCATCACGCAGGACAAGAAGTACTACCGCTACGCCGAGCCGGCCGACGGCCCGATCGTGCAACGCTTCGCCTCACTGGCGCGTGAGCTGGGGCAGGTCATGGTCCTCCCGATCTACGAGGAGGCCGAGACCGGCATCTACTTCAACACCACCGTGCTGGTGGACGCCGATGGCTCGATCCTCGGCAAGTACCGCAAGATCCACATCCCGCACGTGGAGAAGTTCTGGGAGAAGTTCTACTTCAAGCCCGGCAACCTCGGCTTCCCCGTCTTCGAGACCGCGGTCGGCAAGGTCGGCATGTACATCTGCTACGACCGGCACTTCCCGGAGGGCTGGCGCGAGCTCGGCCTCAACGGCGCGCACATCGTCTTCAACCCCAATGCCACCAAGCCGGGCCTCTCCAACCGGCTGTGGGAGGTCGAAGGCCCGGCCGCGGCCGTCGCCAACGGCTACTTCGTGCTGCAGCCCAACCGTGTCGGCCTCGAGGACAACGAGTACGGCGACGAGGCGGTCAACTTCTACGGCACCTCCAACGTCATCGACCCGCGCGGCAATTTCGTCGGCGAGCGCGGCTCGGGCGAGAAGGAGGAGCTCCTGGTGCGCGACCTCGACATGAGCATGGTCCAGGAGATGCGCGACGACTGGCAGTTCTACCGCGACCGCCGGCCCGAGACCTACACCAGCATCGCGACGCCGGGGGCGAACTCGTGATCACCCTCGTCACTGGAGGCACGGTCGTCTCCGCCACCGGCCGGACGCAGGCCGACGTACTCGTCGACGGCGAGACCATCGTGGCTCTCATCCAGCCGGGGACGACCCCGTTCGGAACCATCAACGCAGACCGGACCATCGACGCCACGGGCAAGTACGTCATCCCCGGTGGGGTGGACGCACACACCCACATGGAGATGCCCTTCGGCGGCACGTTCGCCTCGGACACGTTCGAGACCGGCACCCGTGCCGCGGCGTGGGGCGGCACCACGACGATCGTCGACTTCGTCGTGCAGTACCCCGAGCAGAACATCCTCGACCAGTACCACCTCTGGCACGAGAAGGCCGCCGGCAACTGCGCCATCGACTACGGCTTCCACCAGATCCTGTCCGATGTGCAGGACTCCAGCCTCACCGCGATGGACGAGCTCATCGCCGAGGGCGTGACGAGCTTCAAGCTCTTCATGGCCTACAAGGGCGTCTTCCTCAGCGATGACGGCCAGATCCTGCGGGCCTTCCAGAAGGGCGCCGAGAACGGCGCGATGATGATGATGCACGCCGAGAACGGCGCGATCATCGACGTGCTGGTGCAGCAGGCCATCGCGGCGGGCAACACGACGCCGTACTTCCACGGGCTGACCCGCCCGTGGCAGGCCGAGGAGGAGGCGACGCACCGCGCGATCATGCTCGCCGACCTCACCGGCGCCCCGCTGTACGTCGTCCACGTGAGCGCCAAGCAGGCGGTCGAGCAGATCGCCACCGCCCGCGACCGGGGCCTCAACGTCTTCGGCGAGACCTGCCCGCAGTACCTCTACCTCTCACTCGAGGAGCAGCTCGCTGCGGTGAGCGAGGAGTGGGGTGACCTCGAGGGGGCCAAGTGGGTCTGCTCGACCCCTCTGCGCAGCAGGGCTGAGGGCCACCAGGACGCGATGTGGCAGAGCCTGCGCACCAACGACATCCAGATGGTCTCCACCGACCACTGCCCCTTCTGCATGAAGGACCAGAAGGAGATGGGCCGGGGCGACTTCTCGAAGATCCCCAACGGCATCGGCTCCGTCGAGAACCGCATGGACCTGCTCTACCAGGGCGTTGTCACCGGCGAGATCACCGTGGAGCGTTGGGTCGAGATCACCTCGACCACGCCGGCGCGGATGTTCGGCATGTACGGCAAGAAGGGCGTCATCGCCCCGGGCGCCGACGCCGACCTTGTCATCTACGACCCGGCCGGTCACACGTCGATCGGCGTCGGGAAGGCGCACCACATGAACATGGACTACTCCGCCTGGGAGGGCTACGAGATCGACGGGCACGTCGACCTCGTGATGTCGCGGGGCTCGGTCGTCGTCGACGAGACCGGCTACATCGGCGCCAAGGGCCACGGGCAGTACGTCAAGCGCGGCCTGTCGCAGTACCTGAGCTGAGGGAGTGACGATGGAATTCGGTGTCGTCCTGCAGACGAACCCCCCGGCCTGGCGCACGGTGGCGCTCTCGAAGCGTGCCGAGGAGTACGGCTTCGACATGGTGTGGACCTTCGACTCCCACCTGCTCTGGATGGAGCCCTACGTCATCTACAGCCAGATCTTGGCGGAGACGCACACCATCAAGGTCGGTCCGTTCGTCACCAATCCGGCGACGCGGGACTGGACCGTCACGGCGAGCGTGTTCGCCACGCTCAACGAGATGTACGGCAACCGCACGGTCTGCGGCATGGGGCGTGGTGACTCGGCGGTCCGGGTGCTCAACGGCAAGCCCTCGACCATCAAGGAGATGCGCGAGGCGACCCATGTGATCCGTGAGCTGGCCAACTGCCGCTCGGTGGACATCAACGGCTCCACCCTGCAGTTCCCGTGGGCCTCGCGTTCTGAGCTGGAGGTGTGGATCGCCGCCTACGGTCCGTTGGCGCTCAAGGCCGCGGGTGAGG of Nocardioides sp. Kera G14 contains these proteins:
- the hydA gene encoding dihydropyrimidinase, with protein sequence MITLVTGGTVVSATGRTQADVLVDGETIVALIQPGTTPFGTINADRTIDATGKYVIPGGVDAHTHMEMPFGGTFASDTFETGTRAAAWGGTTTIVDFVVQYPEQNILDQYHLWHEKAAGNCAIDYGFHQILSDVQDSSLTAMDELIAEGVTSFKLFMAYKGVFLSDDGQILRAFQKGAENGAMMMMHAENGAIIDVLVQQAIAAGNTTPYFHGLTRPWQAEEEATHRAIMLADLTGAPLYVVHVSAKQAVEQIATARDRGLNVFGETCPQYLYLSLEEQLAAVSEEWGDLEGAKWVCSTPLRSRAEGHQDAMWQSLRTNDIQMVSTDHCPFCMKDQKEMGRGDFSKIPNGIGSVENRMDLLYQGVVTGEITVERWVEITSTTPARMFGMYGKKGVIAPGADADLVIYDPAGHTSIGVGKAHHMNMDYSAWEGYEIDGHVDLVMSRGSVVVDETGYIGAKGHGQYVKRGLSQYLS
- the glmS gene encoding glutamine--fructose-6-phosphate transaminase (isomerizing) → MCGIVGYVGDQPAEGVIIEGLRRMDYRGYDSAGIAVLVPGESSLELRKKAGKLANLDKILAEEPLPAATTGIGHTRWATHGGPTDANAHPHLGEERRVAVVHNGIIENFAELRAELESAGHHLHSETDTEIAAHLLELEVAGGVDLTAAMERVCSRLEGAFTFVAVDAADPERIVGARRNSPLVVGLGEGENFLGSDVAAFIEHTREALEIDQDKVVTITRSGVSVTNFDGTPSEGRRYHVDWDLSAAQKDGFDWFMRKEIFEQPRAVADALLGRRGLDGKLALDEMRLSDDELREIDKIIIIAAGTSFYAGMVAKYAIEHWCRIPVEVELSSEFRYRDPIVDNGTLVVAISQSGETADTLQAIRHARIQRSKVLAICNTNGSTIPRESDAVIYTHAGPEIGVASTKGYVTQLVACYLLALYLAQVKGTRFGDEITQVVAQLEGMPAAIEQVLGQADDIYALAREYTEAPTFLFLGRHAGYPVALEGALKLKELAYRHAEGFAAGELKHGPIALVEDGLPVLCIVPPQGRDQLHDKMLSGIQEVRARGARTIVLAEAGDERVTPFADVLFRLPKVPVLLQPLVAVVPLQLFACELATAMGHDVDQPRNLAKSVTVE
- a CDS encoding nitrilase-related carbon-nitrogen hydrolase, with protein sequence MTIVRAAISQTTWTGDKESMLDKHEQFARDAAADGAQVMCFQELFYGPYFGITQDKKYYRYAEPADGPIVQRFASLARELGQVMVLPIYEEAETGIYFNTTVLVDADGSILGKYRKIHIPHVEKFWEKFYFKPGNLGFPVFETAVGKVGMYICYDRHFPEGWRELGLNGAHIVFNPNATKPGLSNRLWEVEGPAAAVANGYFVLQPNRVGLEDNEYGDEAVNFYGTSNVIDPRGNFVGERGSGEKEELLVRDLDMSMVQEMRDDWQFYRDRRPETYTSIATPGANS